The following proteins are co-located in the Cardiocondyla obscurior isolate alpha-2009 linkage group LG12, Cobs3.1, whole genome shotgun sequence genome:
- the Endob gene encoding endophilin-B1 isoform X2: MDFNVKKLVKDAGAALSRVVQMTEETLGTSEKTELDAHLEHLAERGNATKMWTEKILRNMEAVLTPNPGNRIEDFFFEKIDKRKPNRLSNLEYVGTDMIEAGNDFGPGIAYGSALIKVGQCQQRLGQIERDFIGTAANCYIQPLRKFLDGEMKTVSKEMAILENKRLDLDACKNRVRKARSMLGQQSAERELRVAQSEFDRQAEIVKLLLEGVSSSQAGHLRCLHEFVEAQARHYAQCHAVMQDLQRELAGLSGGSYYTTSPATTNALENGQDRARVLCNYDARDPSELSVMQDEVINISEIPDDDDYFMGIRGNQRGKVPKVYLETLIIRH; encoded by the exons ATGGACTTCAACGTAAAGAAGCTGGTGAAGGACGCGGGTGCCGCCCTCAGCAGAGTTGTGCAG ATGACCGAGGAAACCCTGGGCACGTCGGAAAAAACCGAGCTAGACGCGCATTTGGAGCACTTGGCGGAGCGAGGTAATGCCACCAAAATGTGGACAGAGAAGATACTGCGAAATATGGAAGCTGTGCTTACTCCAAATCCTG GTAACAGGATTgaagatttcttttttgaaaaaattgacAAGAGGAAACCCAACAGGCTGAGCAATTTGGAGTATGTAGGCACAGATATGATTGAAGCTGGAAATGATTTTGGTCCAGGAATAGCTTACG GTAGTGCATTAATAAAAGTTGGCCAATGTCAGCAAAGACTAGGGCAGATCGAAAGGGACTTTATAGGGACTGCCGCTAACTGTTATATACAGCCTCTGAGAAAGTTCTTAGATGGAGAAATGAAGACTGTCAGCAAAGAGATGGCGatattggaaaataaaag ATTGGACTTGGACGCGTGTAAAAATAGAGTGAGAAAAGCGAGGAGCATGCTGGGTCAACAGAGT GCAGAGAGGGAGCTGAGGGTAGCGCAATCGGAGTTTGATCGACAAGCTGAGATCGTGAAATTGCTTTTGGAGGGTGTCTCGAGCTCGCAGGCCGGACACTTGCGATGCCTGCATGAATTTGTCGAGGCACAAGCACGCCATTACGCGCAATGCCACGCCGTAATGCAGGATCTACAGCGCGAACTTGCCGG ACTATCTGGGGGTTCCTATTACACCACCTCACCAGCCACCACCAACGCACTAGAGAACGGtcaggacagagcgagagtgttGTGCAATTACGACGCGAGGGATCCTAGCGAGCTAAGCGTCATGCAGGACGAG GTAATCAATATTTCTGAAATTCCCGACGACGATGATTACTTTATGGGAATCAGAGGAAATCAACGAGGGAAGGTGCCCAAAGTATACTTAGAAACACTTATTATACGTCATTAA
- the Endob gene encoding endophilin-B1 isoform X1 yields the protein MDFNVKKLVKDAGAALSRVVQMTEETLGTSEKTELDAHLEHLAERGNATKMWTEKILRNMEAVLTPNPGNRIEDFFFEKIDKRKPNRLSNLEYVGTDMIEAGNDFGPGIAYGSALIKVGQCQQRLGQIERDFIGTAANCYIQPLRKFLDGEMKTVSKEMAILENKRLDLDACKNRVRKARSMLGQQSESGISPEVLLDQAERELRVAQSEFDRQAEIVKLLLEGVSSSQAGHLRCLHEFVEAQARHYAQCHAVMQDLQRELAGLSGGSYYTTSPATTNALENGQDRARVLCNYDARDPSELSVMQDEVINISEIPDDDDYFMGIRGNQRGKVPKVYLETLIIRH from the exons ATGGACTTCAACGTAAAGAAGCTGGTGAAGGACGCGGGTGCCGCCCTCAGCAGAGTTGTGCAG ATGACCGAGGAAACCCTGGGCACGTCGGAAAAAACCGAGCTAGACGCGCATTTGGAGCACTTGGCGGAGCGAGGTAATGCCACCAAAATGTGGACAGAGAAGATACTGCGAAATATGGAAGCTGTGCTTACTCCAAATCCTG GTAACAGGATTgaagatttcttttttgaaaaaattgacAAGAGGAAACCCAACAGGCTGAGCAATTTGGAGTATGTAGGCACAGATATGATTGAAGCTGGAAATGATTTTGGTCCAGGAATAGCTTACG GTAGTGCATTAATAAAAGTTGGCCAATGTCAGCAAAGACTAGGGCAGATCGAAAGGGACTTTATAGGGACTGCCGCTAACTGTTATATACAGCCTCTGAGAAAGTTCTTAGATGGAGAAATGAAGACTGTCAGCAAAGAGATGGCGatattggaaaataaaag ATTGGACTTGGACGCGTGTAAAAATAGAGTGAGAAAAGCGAGGAGCATGCTGGGTCAACAGAGT GAGTCTGGCATATCACCCGAAGTATTGCTCGATCAG GCAGAGAGGGAGCTGAGGGTAGCGCAATCGGAGTTTGATCGACAAGCTGAGATCGTGAAATTGCTTTTGGAGGGTGTCTCGAGCTCGCAGGCCGGACACTTGCGATGCCTGCATGAATTTGTCGAGGCACAAGCACGCCATTACGCGCAATGCCACGCCGTAATGCAGGATCTACAGCGCGAACTTGCCGG ACTATCTGGGGGTTCCTATTACACCACCTCACCAGCCACCACCAACGCACTAGAGAACGGtcaggacagagcgagagtgttGTGCAATTACGACGCGAGGGATCCTAGCGAGCTAAGCGTCATGCAGGACGAG GTAATCAATATTTCTGAAATTCCCGACGACGATGATTACTTTATGGGAATCAGAGGAAATCAACGAGGGAAGGTGCCCAAAGTATACTTAGAAACACTTATTATACGTCATTAA
- the Endob gene encoding endophilin-B1 isoform X3, translated as MDFNVKKLVKDAGAALSRVVQMTEETLGTSEKTELDAHLEHLAERGNATKMWTEKILRNMEAVLTPNPGNRIEDFFFEKIDKRKPNRLSNLEYVGTDMIEAGNDFGPGIAYGSALIKVGQCQQRLGQIERDFIGTAANCYIQPLRKFLDGEMKTVSKEMAILENKRLDLDACKNRVRKARSMLGQQSESGISPEVLLDQAERELRVAQSEFDRQAEIVKLLLEGVSSSQAGHLRCLHEFVEAQARHYAQCHAVMQDLQRELAGARQPSPMLRVNSEDVIELNSSPTLSQNSSVTAGSAAYVTATFDTDISKV; from the exons ATGGACTTCAACGTAAAGAAGCTGGTGAAGGACGCGGGTGCCGCCCTCAGCAGAGTTGTGCAG ATGACCGAGGAAACCCTGGGCACGTCGGAAAAAACCGAGCTAGACGCGCATTTGGAGCACTTGGCGGAGCGAGGTAATGCCACCAAAATGTGGACAGAGAAGATACTGCGAAATATGGAAGCTGTGCTTACTCCAAATCCTG GTAACAGGATTgaagatttcttttttgaaaaaattgacAAGAGGAAACCCAACAGGCTGAGCAATTTGGAGTATGTAGGCACAGATATGATTGAAGCTGGAAATGATTTTGGTCCAGGAATAGCTTACG GTAGTGCATTAATAAAAGTTGGCCAATGTCAGCAAAGACTAGGGCAGATCGAAAGGGACTTTATAGGGACTGCCGCTAACTGTTATATACAGCCTCTGAGAAAGTTCTTAGATGGAGAAATGAAGACTGTCAGCAAAGAGATGGCGatattggaaaataaaag ATTGGACTTGGACGCGTGTAAAAATAGAGTGAGAAAAGCGAGGAGCATGCTGGGTCAACAGAGT GAGTCTGGCATATCACCCGAAGTATTGCTCGATCAG GCAGAGAGGGAGCTGAGGGTAGCGCAATCGGAGTTTGATCGACAAGCTGAGATCGTGAAATTGCTTTTGGAGGGTGTCTCGAGCTCGCAGGCCGGACACTTGCGATGCCTGCATGAATTTGTCGAGGCACAAGCACGCCATTACGCGCAATGCCACGCCGTAATGCAGGATCTACAGCGCGAACTTGCCGG GGCACGTCAACCGAGCCCTATGCTGAGAGTCAACAGTGAGGACGTGATCGAGCTAAACTCCTCGCCCACTCTCTCCCAAAATTCATCCGTAACTGCCGGATCTGCCGCTTATGTTACCGCCACATTCGACACTGATATCAGTAAAGTTTAG
- the Endob gene encoding endophilin-B1 isoform X4 produces the protein MDFNVKKLVKDAGAALSRVVQMTEETLGTSEKTELDAHLEHLAERGNATKMWTEKILRNMEAVLTPNPGNRIEDFFFEKIDKRKPNRLSNLEYVGTDMIEAGNDFGPGIAYGSALIKVGQCQQRLGQIERDFIGTAANCYIQPLRKFLDGEMKTVSKEMAILENKRLDLDACKNRVRKARSMLGQQSAERELRVAQSEFDRQAEIVKLLLEGVSSSQAGHLRCLHEFVEAQARHYAQCHAVMQDLQRELAGARQPSPMLRVNSEDVIELNSSPTLSQNSSVTAGSAAYVTATFDTDISKV, from the exons ATGGACTTCAACGTAAAGAAGCTGGTGAAGGACGCGGGTGCCGCCCTCAGCAGAGTTGTGCAG ATGACCGAGGAAACCCTGGGCACGTCGGAAAAAACCGAGCTAGACGCGCATTTGGAGCACTTGGCGGAGCGAGGTAATGCCACCAAAATGTGGACAGAGAAGATACTGCGAAATATGGAAGCTGTGCTTACTCCAAATCCTG GTAACAGGATTgaagatttcttttttgaaaaaattgacAAGAGGAAACCCAACAGGCTGAGCAATTTGGAGTATGTAGGCACAGATATGATTGAAGCTGGAAATGATTTTGGTCCAGGAATAGCTTACG GTAGTGCATTAATAAAAGTTGGCCAATGTCAGCAAAGACTAGGGCAGATCGAAAGGGACTTTATAGGGACTGCCGCTAACTGTTATATACAGCCTCTGAGAAAGTTCTTAGATGGAGAAATGAAGACTGTCAGCAAAGAGATGGCGatattggaaaataaaag ATTGGACTTGGACGCGTGTAAAAATAGAGTGAGAAAAGCGAGGAGCATGCTGGGTCAACAGAGT GCAGAGAGGGAGCTGAGGGTAGCGCAATCGGAGTTTGATCGACAAGCTGAGATCGTGAAATTGCTTTTGGAGGGTGTCTCGAGCTCGCAGGCCGGACACTTGCGATGCCTGCATGAATTTGTCGAGGCACAAGCACGCCATTACGCGCAATGCCACGCCGTAATGCAGGATCTACAGCGCGAACTTGCCGG GGCACGTCAACCGAGCCCTATGCTGAGAGTCAACAGTGAGGACGTGATCGAGCTAAACTCCTCGCCCACTCTCTCCCAAAATTCATCCGTAACTGCCGGATCTGCCGCTTATGTTACCGCCACATTCGACACTGATATCAGTAAAGTTTAG
- the LOC139107056 gene encoding small ribosomal subunit protein uS13, producing the protein MSLVIPEKFQHILRVMGTNIDGNRKVMFAMTAIKGVGRRYANIVLKKADIDLDKRAGECSEEEVEKIVTIMANPRQYKIPDWFLNRQKDIVDGKYSQLTSANLDSKLREDLERMKKIRAHRGLRHYWGLRVRGQHTKTTGRRGRTVGVSKKK; encoded by the exons ATG TCGCTCGTCATTCCTGAGAAGTTCCAACACATTCTTCGTGTCATGGGCACGAACATCGACGGCAACAGGAAAGTCATGTTTGCCATGACTGCGATCAAGGGTGTTGGACGTCGTTACGCCAACATCGTTCTGAAGAAGGCGGATATTGACTTGGACAAAAGAGCTGGAGAATGCTCAGAAGAAGAA gtCGAAAAAATTGTCACTATTATGGCCAATCCAAGGCAATACAAAATTCCAGACTGGTTCCTTAATAGGCAGAAAGACATCGTCGATGGAAAATACTCGCAG CTCACGAGTGCTAACTTGGACTCGAAACTGCGTGAGGATTTGGAGCGGATGAAAAAGATCCGCGCTCACAGAGGCCTGCGTCACTATTGGGGTCTCCGTGTACGTGGTCAGCACACTAAGACTACTGGTCGTCGTGGACGCACGGTCGGTGtatcgaaaaagaaataa